The Clarias gariepinus isolate MV-2021 ecotype Netherlands chromosome 12, CGAR_prim_01v2, whole genome shotgun sequence region GTAACTAGGCTGTATGAGCTTTTAGTGAGAGTACAACAGCAGGAGCTTACTTTAGCAACACACAACATAACTAATAGACTATTTCACCAAAACTATGTGGACACCCTTCCCCATATCTGGTTAGGTTGTTTCAGGCGCACACACTGCCAATTCTGTTGAAGCGCACAGGCATCTAAAACCTTTTGCTTTGCTTTGACATTCTCCTTGAATGGAACAGGGAAGCCCAAAGTCTAATGACGATCCCTCCTCCAACTTTCATACTGTTTGCACTGTGCATTTCAGATGTTAAGGCACGCTGACGAAGGTCTTGGCAGATTTCAAGGTAATGTTCcctctgctcctgggtcagcagcctggggtTGAACTTGACAGAGACATGGAGCATGCCCAAATCACACGTGCCTGGACTGTTCTGTATGACACACTGACAATGGCGGCAGTGTTGTGAATTGTTCTCCAACAAAACATCGTGGACAGAGGTTGAGGGTGTGGAAGGTCTCTCATCGTCTTCCATCCCCTCTTGAATGCATGTGCCACTTAAAACGCATCGAATCATAATTGTGTGAAACGTCTCTGTGGCATATTTGTCcagttaaattcaattttatttgcatagcgcttttaacaattgtcattgtcgcaaagcagctttacacaattaaaagaattatttaagtttgtatggaatgtgaatgtgtatgaatcaaaatggtcagtttgtccctggtgagcaagacgagggcgacagtggcaaggaaaaactccctgagatggtaataggaagaaaccttgagaggaaccagactcaacagggaacccatcctcatctgggtgaaacagaaagcaggaattgatctgcattcatactgtttgttaggtgtgttagccagttcagctatacaagttgatgttaattgatgctaatctggagtccaggtagttattggagacttaggtagacttgtaggaaattccagtcctgaactatttgaactgtcaagtcctcagacaAAAAGCTGTCAACACTAGTCGAGGCCCGAACCATctgagtgaaaccgtccccagacatcagacgcatcccaaagaatGCAGTTCTGCAATTTCATGCAGAATTTCACTTTCACACTTtgttctaactccatgatgaaATCACAGACGTGGTAACGCACATGGTCAGAAGAGCACCAATTGCACAGCTCGTGATGTACACAAAACAATGTCTTTTGCACaatgacttatgaaggtcggtgctcccTGGGACTTGGTGCAGCCCTGTGGTGCCATCAgttggcgtgttacaaaactagtctcttAACTTTTTGATACCAACGCGCATCTAACATCTTGTAGAAAGCCTTTACAGACAAGTGATTCTAGAGACTCTATATTAATACCCTTGATTTTTGGAAGGGATGTCCAACAAGCTCATAGAGGTGTGATCGTCACGTGATCAATAGAAATAAGAACTGGACTGTTACCAAGACAACCAGTTCTTCTTTAACTGCATTGTTTACCTTATGATCAGTTCTCACTGACTGCCAAGTTTATCCATCTCTTAATCGCgatacatatatgttttaacCTTCTTTAGGTGCTTTTCCTAATTATTCAATAagtatgtaaacacacacattgagcAGGAGTCAAGACACACTCCTTCCATTTAGCTTGTAGCCAATTAGCAACTGATACACTGATACGCAGAGGTCATCACTGTCTAATCATTTTATCTTccatatttttcttctttaaacctTTATTACAGTCTTCACATACTTACAGCACTCTCCTGTAACCATACCCACCTGAAGAATTGCACTAGAAGCCCCTTGACGCCTCCGTGACCCGTGATTTGGCCCACGGCCCTGCGGACTATCTGAACATACTGCGCCATAGTGACGGGCTACAGAGGTAAACCCCGCCTACTGTCCTCTGATTGGTTAATATATGACTCTAACTGTACTAGGATTGGTTAATACAAGCCTTTCTCCTGTGCTTAAATTGGTTGTCTTCGACATCAATCTAAAGTGTACAGtagtgtattatatatatatatatatatatatatatatatatatatatatatattttatgcgCACGTTAAAACATTTGTGATACGTGTTAAATTCCGCTGTATGTTGTGGTACTCTAATATAAACGACTTTTTAACTGAACGGATAATCATGTTACAGGAAGCGGGACCCTGTCCTTCACAAATATCGTTCCGCATGCAACACGAGTGTTGTTTTCAGTTccgcttttttttaatttttattattattacttataaaACAGTTTTAGGTGCTCAACCTTTGGATGCGTTTGGTTCggaaaaaaatttttgtaaaCGTTGCTGTTAATTATTGAGTTTAAAACCACATGATGcttaattctttatttaaatcttttaccagatacataattaaaacatgtcttagtggttaacacCGTCACCTCAAACCGGAATGGGCAAGGGTGCAAACTCCAGcctccggtctgtgtgcatggagtttgcgtgttctcccctcTTTTTGCTGGGTTTCTTCCAgttactctggttttctcccaaagacatgcattccCAATTGCCCACAGTGAGAGTGTGtcctgcagtggattggcaccctgtccagggtttatTCTACTTTATGCCCAGTCCCACCCCCTGGaccttgtacaggataagcagtatagacaatgaaagaataaatgaataaatcaggaAGGCATGCAGTCAATTAATACCAGCACCAATACTTTAGGCATAAAATCTTTGATattttgtgtgtacatgtgtgtgagaAGTGTTTCATATTTTAGTATGATTACACAGTAATGACAGGAAGTCTGTTAATATCTTCGTATAAGAGTGATATTTATTACACTTATATACACAATTCATGTACAAACGGATAGATAAAGCTTTAGTTAAGTCTTTTCACAGTTCAAGCCACTTCCTTTAACCGATCCTGCCCAAATCAAGTACTCCGGTTATCCACATCCTTTATATATGAAACAAAAAAGTGCGGTCTTACAAATGACAACACCCTCAATCTTCATCATGCACCAGCTTGAAAAACGTTGACCTTCTACACTCATGCACGGTCTAAAGGCCACGTCTTActttctgcttcttttttcaTCAATAAAAAGGTCACTTTTAGGGCAGCGAGATGGGGCgcagtcagtcagtcagcaGCTCGGGCTGATTGGAGTGTTTGTGGGTGGGGCTTGAATTACTctgtggtggtggtggcggcggcggcggcggctgATTGGCTGTTGTAGTCGGTGGAATCCATTTTGAGGATGTAGGGGATGATGCTGTCGATTTGGACATTCCCGATGAGGCCGGCGAAGAAGAGCTCCTCGGTCACGGCCGCACTCATGAGACGCAGAGCGGGCAACCGTAGCAGCAACTTCGACAGACtgggaaaaagagaaagagacagacagggggCAGGAGATTCAAATTACTGTGTGTCTGGAACAACACCCGAAAGTCAATTGTTCAATTAATTGTGTGACTTCTGACTTGCACTAGAAATGATCTACATAAATcctatacatttattatttgtaaatacgagggtttaaaaaataatctggactccggttatattaaaattCTGTTGCCCGTCTTACCAGTGCTTTCTGCTCAAGACTGCGGTCTCCTCACAGTCACTGCtgtgaatgtgtgaatgtgatAAAGCAGTGCAAACTAAAATGGATGCCCTACTTTtgatttgcacgaaagaagagcagcaaGCAATGGTTTTTGTTGTGTCAGGGTGTATATAATTTGCATCTTTGCATCACAGGCAAGGAGCTGAAGTGTGAGtttatgctgtgtgtgtttatcctaaatatcctaaaattatccacactctggttataataaaacttttgatGGCCTCACTGTCTTATTAGCGTTTTCCTGGTGTGAAAATGTTACAttagtttatttgtaactgcggaGCGGCAAAAAAAATGCCCCACTTTTATACGAAAGAAGAGCAGTGTGCAGTGATTTTTTGGTGGTCTAAGGGTGTACTTGGTGCCGAAACAGCTCatggaagagcataaacagaatcgtttggatatctgcaaacaaaatgtgGACCAataggaaggtgaaagtttcatGAGTTTCATGAGTGAGATGCTCATTGAAAGGCTGATGCCTAAACTACAAATTGAATGCAAAGGACTAATATCCCAGGGTATTGTGATGTTGCATGACGATGCACACTTCTGCTCACACTGTCAAAACTTTGTTTTGCGGTGTTAAAGCATCATCCCTATAGTCCTCATCTTGCTTCATCAGACCTTCCCCTGTTTGGTCACCTAAAAGCCTCTCTATGAGGATGCGCATTCACTCCTGATGAAGAAAttaagacagcagtgcatttgtggctcgcagctcaacctgaatttatttattttaataagagaATACCAACGCTTGTTgaaagatggacaaagtgtactgaaaagcaagatttgtctttttttttttaaagtcattaaaaatacattctttagccagagtgtggataatttttgactcactctcgtaattttatttatattcgtATATTGATTTTTTCTACTAATAGCTAATGTATCTATTCAAGACATACGGTTCCACTTTAGTTCCAGGTTGTAAGACTACAAAACGTGGCGATGTTCAGGACTGGCTGGAAATCAGTACAAGGCCTTGTACAGACACAAAATCTATAAGTTACCGATAAGTGTCCTCTGGGTACAGCCTGCTGACGTAGTCCTGCAGCTCCATGTAAGCTTTCTCCTGAAAACGCTCAATCTGAAGAGTGCTGTCCACTCCGGCATAATCtagcacacacaaaaacacaatccATTAGCTCTTCATCTCATTCTCGCTTAGTTTTCTCTccactttgttactgtactttttgtgttttttccaaTCTGTACTTCATTTGAGTCTGAGAGTTTAATACTCAGTTGTGTgtcaattttgtttaaaatctgaaaaattatatatttgttttaaaaaaagagagagagatgcttttACTAAGAATTAAAGGTTACACTGAGCTAATACATGCCATACCTATGATACTTTACTTGAGTACTTTTGCTCCAGCAAAAATCTAAATAGTACGATGGACTATTAGGGCCaatatgagatttaaaaaaaaaaaaaaaagttggaagGGGTAGGGAATTTCCAAGTTTAATCTCATATTGGCCCTGATACTCCGTTAAAAATAGAAGTCTTCTGCTTTTACTTCAGTAATATTTTACCTATGGCACTTAGATAATTAGATATACTTTATTGTTACAGTAGTCTAAAGAGCTCTATTACCCGGGCTGAAAAGGACGGTGGCTTTGAGGTAGGCGTACTCATAGGCATCAGGGTTCACACGATTCATGCTGTTACAAAACTCCTGCATTCTCCAGATGTGCTCCATCACTTGCTTTACTCTCTCTGCTGAGAGtttctctaaacacacacacataaacaaacatttaagtcCATTATAGATTTCATGGAGATCATAGATAGGTAAACTACGAGCCCTGCCGACCTAGAGCTCTTACCTTCTTCCAGACTGCTCTGCAGATGAGTGACGATTGCACTGAGGATCATCTCCACATTCATGATGTCAGCACACTGAGCCAAGCCCAAAGCAAACAGCTCATTCCAACATGCCTTTATCAAAGCGATCCCGTTCTCTggcctacacaaacacacacaaagagagagagatgatagGGGAAGAAAGAGTGATCACAAACAGATGAACAATAGAAGTTAATGGCTTTAGTGCCTAAATTTTACCTTTATTACCCCAtaatactaaaaaaagaaaaacaaccgTCCTGActgctttttaaatgtaaatatttacccATAAAtatgtaacaataaaaaaaattatatatacacacacattcaccaaccagccatgacattaacaccaaacaacattaacacattaacattgataaCCAACTATATAATTGGTGACAGGACGGGCATTTAAAGCCCGCACGGACCAAAGCCAAGCCCATCAGATACGATCCCTCAGAAAACCCAATGTGGCACAAATTGCCAAGAACAGAAAGGCTCCAGAGCACTCACGATGACAGACACTACAACGAACTGCCAGAGAAGCCAAACTCTAGGTGGTTCTAATGGtgatggttttaatattatggcttaTCAGTATAGATTtcaaagaacataaaaaaaaataagacaaaaagtagattcttacacactcacacgttTTCTAACTCCAATACTCACCCGAGAGCCTGGAAAGCAGGAATGGAGCGTGCCCAGTGCATGGAAAGGAATAGCAGACGTGAAGCCGACTCACAGATATAGTTCAAATTAAGAAACTCTGGCACAGGCAAGGGCATCATCAGctatttacacacaaacacacatacttcAATCAGTAACGAATAATGACACAGGCTTTAAAAATTCTACATCAGTATAGTGTCTTGCTTATGAATTTACTCTCTACACTTTTAGATTAACATCATTCTAATTCATCATAATTCTAAGACAGTTTAATCCATTTActttgaataataaaaacaggAGGTGAACGAGAAGTTATAGGTTGACTTTTCCAAGCACCTGTACAACAAACTCTCTTATCCAGTTCCAATTCCAGCTTTGTTGTTGGTTATGTTAAAGACAGTGTGTGACATCTGACCTTAAAAGGCACGTGCATGTCAGAAAGGAGTGGTCCTTCCAGCTCCAATATGGTGGCACTCTGCTCCTCAGGAACGCTCCCCTCTACAGCGTAACTGTTCCCATCCTCTGGCTGCAGAACTTTGGCCAACGAATCAAAGGCTCtgtacagacacacacgcacacacacactttactaaTGCAACAAACAGCGCTACTCTGTTCTTCTGGTTTTCTGTCCTTCCATTATAGAGATCTTGTTTGTGCTCTTACTGATGGACGACGCTGGAATTCTGTTCGTCTGCTTGGACATCGGTCACAGAGACTTCCTCTGTGCTCATGCTCTCCAGCCCTGATTGGTCGGCGCTGTTGTCCATCAACTCGCGGCTCTTGCTCATGTGGGCCAGAGACGTGACCACGTTAGCCAGCGTGCTAAGATCACCCTGAGAATCATCATTCTACAGGAAAACACAAAGAGGCACATCAGCTCATACATTAATTTCGctaaatataaacacactttCATCGCTCGGGATGATGAAGTACGGTGAGATTTTCTCACGTAAAtagcagaataacagaaaactaATAGCAGAACCAGAAACTAAAGAGGATCACCACAATTTTCTCTATTCAAAAATCTACTGTAAGCTTAAGAGCATATCAATGAAACAAACACCctttttgatttgtttgtgcgctaaactattcacacagt contains the following coding sequences:
- the nr2c1 gene encoding nuclear receptor subfamily 2 group C member 1, with product MAGENPRIQLVSADGGLQIVADQQLGQKLQIVTAYDQTGAGKQQFILANVDYPNQDKLLLKHESSPGKVILTSADGSAVNQLLFTSPELAGQQIQFVTEGTEQSSVKPVVEYCVVCGDKASGRHYGAVSCEGCKGFFKRSIRKNLVYTCRGSGECVINKHHRNRCQYCRLQRCMALGMKQDSVQCERKPVEATREKPANCAPSIEKIYIRKNLCSPLAAMPTFVNEKETARSANVLNSNMLLNIQQSLSKLDNTILIPSSPDQNDDSQGDLSTLANVVTSLAHMSKSRELMDNSADQSGLESMSTEEVSVTDVQADEQNSSVVHQAFDSLAKVLQPEDGNSYAVEGSVPEEQSATILELEGPLLSDMHVPFKLMMPLPVPEFLNLNYICESASRLLFLSMHWARSIPAFQALGPENGIALIKACWNELFALGLAQCADIMNVEMILSAIVTHLQSSLEEEKLSAERVKQVMEHIWRMQEFCNSMNRVNPDAYEYAYLKATVLFSPDYAGVDSTLQIERFQEKAYMELQDYVSRLYPEDTYRLSKLLLRLPALRLMSAAVTEELFFAGLIGNVQIDSIIPYILKMDSTDYNSQSAAAAAATTTTE